The nucleotide window GTCAGCATTGCCATAGGATTGGTATAATTCATAAGCAGTGCATTCGGGCACACTTCTTCCATATCCCTTGCAAAGTCATCCATAACAGGTATGGTGCGAAGTGCACGCATAATACCTCCGATACCAAGAGTATCTGCAATTGTCTGGCGAAGACCATATTTTTTTGGCACCTCAAAGTCTATAATGGTACAAGGGTCATATCCCCCAACCTGTATTGCATTTACAACAAAATCTGCATCTTTAAGGGCTGCTTTACGGTTTTCAACACCTATATAACATTCTATTCTGCCATATCCGCCTTTTTCTTTTCGCATTGACTCCAAAATAACTTTACTCTCTTCAACACGGGTTGCATCAATATCATAAAGAGCAAAAACACTGTCCCTGAGTGACTCAACGCACATACAATCCCCTATTACATTTCTTGCAAAAATGGTACTTCCCGCACCTAAAAATGTTATTTTCATCCTTATCGCCTCCTTATTTTATTATATATCTTGACATTCTTATTAAAAATAGTATAATGTTATGTATATTTGTCATTTTGTTGTTTTATAGAGGTGATATAATATTATGGAAAGAAGTGTTATAATAAAAGATGAAAATTTTCTGGATTTAAACCCTGTTCAATTTGGTTACGAAAATTGTAAAAAATCCCATTTCTTCGGCCCAGCTGTACGAACATATTGGCTTATTCATTTTGTTGTGTCAGGTTTTGGAGTTTTTAAAATTAAAGATAAAGAATATAAACTAAAGCCGGGCGAAATGTTTGTTATTCCACCATATATAGAAACTTATTATGAAGCAGATAATACTAATCCCTGGAGTTACATCTGGATTGGTTTTACCACAAAAGGAGATATTACAAATAACCTGTCAGATGTTATTAAATGTCCTGAAGCAGAAAAGATATTTAATTCTATGAAGAACTGCGAAGAATTTACCAACGGCAGAAGTGCTTATCTAACAGCAAGATTATGGGATTTATTTGCATTGTTATCAGAAGACGGAAACAACAAATACGGCTATATTGAAAAAGCATTGGAATTTATACATTCAAACTATATGCGCAATATCACTGTGGGAAAAATCGCACAATACTTAAACCTTGACAGAACATATTTTTCCGTCATCTTCAAAAATAAAACCGGACTTTCCCCAAAACAATATCTTCTAAATTACAGAATGAATATTGCTGCCACTCTTATACTAAAAAAACATATTTCCATATCTGTTATAGCCAATTCAGTCGGATATTCCGACTTATATACCTTCTCCAAAATGTTTAAACGTCATTTTGGTATCTCTCCGTCAAACTATGGAAAATGAGTAAGAACATCACGAAAAACTAATGAACTAAAGCTCAAGTTTTTTAAGAACCTTGTTGTGTTAGTTCACAATAATACAAACAACTGAAAAAAGACTATTCTTTCGAACAGTCTTTTTTTACTCCGAATATACACTCGTAAATAATTCGGGATACTTCGCCAATGGTCTTTTCGCATCCATCTTTTAACCACTCCGCTACAATGGCAGTAATTCCGTTAAGATAAAACATCATAGCATATTTTCTGTCGGCAATCGGATAATTAAACCTTTCTAAAACAGGATCAAAAATATTTTCATAAAGCCTTTGAAATATCTCATTAAAACCAAATGAATCTGCATGTAATAAAACAGTAGAAAAAACAATCCTGTTTTCTTTGATATACGACAAATACGGATGTAAATACTCATCTGAAATGAAATTCAGTTCGCCAAGCGCGCTTTCCATAAGCTTTTTGGCTATGCTCTTTTGTTCATCATCAAAATATGCCATAAAACCGTCAAGCAGAAATCTTGCTGTTTCATTAAGCAAGTCAACCATATTCTCATAATGCAAATAAAAAGTAGAACGATTAACATTTGCCTTTTTACATACTTCACTGATTGTTATATATTCAAAAGATTTTTCTTCAAGAAGGGATATAAGTGCCTTGTCCATCTTTTTGGCAGTACTAAAATATTTACTCTCTGATTTATTCAAAGCAATCCCACCTTTTCATTTTATTTTTCTTCGCTGATTTCGCGAGCAAGTTCAACAATTTCATAAGCATATTTCGCTTTGTCTCTTTCAAGCATTCTTTTATAAATCGGATAGTTAATTCCACAAAAAATAAATCCTATAATGCCTATAACAATTCCTGCAACCATTGGAACAACTCCACTACCAATTACCTGCATAGCAAGACACATACCTGTACCAACAATGAGTGCTGAAATAACACCAAATGTGTAAGTAAAAATTGTTGCCGGAAGTTTTGCTTTCTTATCCAGCTTTTTAAGAGCAACTATTTTTGAGTTATCCTTTGGGGCATAGTCCTTTGCGATTGCTTCTGCTAAAATTTTGTCTGTGTTCATCTTTAAATCCTC belongs to Oscillospiraceae bacterium and includes:
- a CDS encoding dihydropteridine reductase; translation: MNTDKILAEAIAKDYAPKDNSKIVALKKLDKKAKLPATIFTYTFGVISALIVGTGMCLAMQVIGSGVVPMVAGIVIGIIGFIFCGINYPIYKRMLERDKAKYAYEIVELAREISEEK
- a CDS encoding AraC family transcriptional regulator translates to MERSVIIKDENFLDLNPVQFGYENCKKSHFFGPAVRTYWLIHFVVSGFGVFKIKDKEYKLKPGEMFVIPPYIETYYEADNTNPWSYIWIGFTTKGDITNNLSDVIKCPEAEKIFNSMKNCEEFTNGRSAYLTARLWDLFALLSEDGNNKYGYIEKALEFIHSNYMRNITVGKIAQYLNLDRTYFSVIFKNKTGLSPKQYLLNYRMNIAATLILKKHISISVIANSVGYSDLYTFSKMFKRHFGISPSNYGK
- a CDS encoding TetR/AcrR family transcriptional regulator, which encodes MNKSESKYFSTAKKMDKALISLLEEKSFEYITISEVCKKANVNRSTFYLHYENMVDLLNETARFLLDGFMAYFDDEQKSIAKKLMESALGELNFISDEYLHPYLSYIKENRIVFSTVLLHADSFGFNEIFQRLYENIFDPVLERFNYPIADRKYAMMFYLNGITAIVAEWLKDGCEKTIGEVSRIIYECIFGVKKDCSKE